One window of the Rosa rugosa chromosome 3, drRosRugo1.1, whole genome shotgun sequence genome contains the following:
- the LOC133740178 gene encoding zinc finger CCCH domain-containing protein 48-like, whose translation MAFKAVKRPANRSDISVYSRPGPGGGAVCKFFQQGKCTKIECRFSHVVAPTPLTNPRALVRTREETITRRDKNIDSIVTQKAVATPKRMPGQQSMATQKSIVTQKSLANKNSIATQKSIVTQQSIPTQKSIATQKNNAILKPLEKVCKFWANGKCMKGDRCPYLHSWFRGDGFSMLAKLQDHKKTVTGIVLPEGSSKLYSASKDGTVRVWDCRTGHCGSVINLGGEAGCLFSKGPWVFAGAPNVVEAWNIQTNAEFSLSAPAAQVHAMEVGNEMLFAGTQEGIILVWKDGPEDNPFQLAAPLEGHTGAVVCLKVEADRLYSGSVDHTIRAWDLNMLQSIMTLNAHSDVVTSLICWGQFLISCSLDCTIKVWAEKGNLEATYTHTQEHGLLGLSGVADAEAKPVLLCSCKDNSVWLYELPSFAERGRLFAKEEVGAIQVGPGGLFFSGDGTGLLSVWKWVEPGLKVESS comes from the exons ATGGCCTTTAAGGCGGTAAAGAGGCCGGCGAATAGGTCAGATATATCGGTGTATTCTCGACCAGGACCAGGAGGAGGAGCTGTTTGCAAGTTCTTCCAGCAAGGAAAATGCACCAAGATAGAGTGTAGGTTCTCCCACGTTGTAGCACCAACTCCACTGACAAACCCTCGAGCTTTGGTTCGGACCAGGGAGGAGACTATTACCAGAAGGGATAAAAACATAGACAGCATTGTTACGCAGAAGGCCGTGGCTACTCCGAAGAGAATGCCTGGCCAGCAAAGCATGGCTACTCAGAAGAGCATTGTTACGCAGAAGAGCCTGGCTAACAAGAATAGCATTGCCACCCAGAAAAGCATAGTTACTCAGCAAAGCATCCCTACCCAGAAAAGCATTGCTACCCAGAAAAATAATGCCATTCTGAAGCCCCTAGAAAAGGTCTGCAAATTCTGGGCTAATGGAAAATGTATGAAAGGTGATAGATGCCCATACCTGCATTCTTGGTTCCGTGGAGATGGGTTCTCCATGTTGGCAAAACTCCAAGACCACAAGAAG ACGGTCACTGGCATTGTGCTTCCCGAAGGATCTAGCAAGCTCTATTCAGCCAGTAAAGACGGAACAGTCAGAGTTTGGGACTGCCGTACTGGTCATTGTGGCAGTGTAATTAATCTTGGTGGTGAAGCAGGTTGTTTATTTAGCAAGGGTCCATGGGTTTTTGCGGGTGCCCCAAATGTTGTTGAG gcATGGAACATTCAGACAAATGCTGAGTTTAGCCTAAGTGCACCTGCTGCGCAAGTGCATGCCATGGAGGTTGGTAATGAAATGCTCTTCGCTGGGACACAG GAGGGCATTATATTGGTGTGGAAAGATGGTCCCGAGGATAATCCATTTCAGCTTGCTGCACCTCTGGAAGGCCACACCGGTGCTGTGGTATGCTTAAAAGTTGAAGCTGACAGGCTTTACTCTGGTTCTGTGGACCATACTATTAGG GCATGGGACCTTAATATGCTGCAGTCTATTATGACACTAAATGCACATTCTGATGTGGTGACGTCCCTTATTTGCTGGGGTCAATTTTTGATCTCATGCTCATTGGACTGCACAATAAAAGTCTGGGCTGAGAAAGGCAACTTGGAAGCAACATACACTCACACTCAAGAACAT GGTCTTCTTGGTCTTTCTGGAGTGGCAGATGCAGAAGCTAAGCCAGTCCTGTTATGCTCATGTAAAGACAATTCTGTTTGGCTCTACGAACTGCCGTC ATTTGCTGAAAGGGGCAGATTATTTGCAAAAGAAGAAGTTGGGGCGATTCAGGTAGGACCTGGGGGACTATTCTTCAGTGGGGATGGAACTGGTCTCCTCTCTGTTTGGAAGTGGGTGGAACCTGGCCTCAAAGTAGAGTCTTCATGA